One Candidatus Binatia bacterium genomic region harbors:
- a CDS encoding carboxyl transferase domain-containing protein: MIRRLAIVNRGEAAVRCLRTVRAWSGRTGQSLSSVALFTDAERDAPFVRQADVAVELASPSTPVGSYLDHDGLIAAIQAAEADAVWPGWGFVSEDADFVDRLEAEGLTFLGPRAATMRRLGDKIAAKQLAESAGVSIAAWNGGVLKGPEEARNVASRIGFPVAIKASAGGGGRGIRMVHSDQDIEEAYRSAASEAEAAFGDGRLFIEACITNGRHIEVQIAGDHFGNIFALGCRDCSVQRRHQKVLEEAPPPGLSAGTMKSLQEAAVRLAQAVGYQGVGTVEFLVQGATPFFLEVNPRLQVEHGLTESLTGLDLVELQIRIAQGENLSGLKIRETGAAIEARVCAEDPSAGFLPAPGRVERFDVAFGPGVRVDSGIVVGSEISPYFDSLIAKVIAYAPDRAGALSRLQGALFATDLVVSGGATNKGFLLEILQDADFQAGGVDTTWLERRLASGFPVDEKTQRDAMVLAAILGYQRNRKSARGNFFGDTSSLELERVPRSTGQTVELGYRGGDYELDVLGVGSWRYRVRLGGNEVSAALRSLDDYTGLLEVDGERCRVAYAADDAGLRVEVDGLPFAFSWYGAGRVRAATPALVVSLSVAVGDRVHADDALGILEAMKMEIAFRAPVSGLVREVAVRAGQQVRAGDLLAVLETGEADLDAAEAVRVVFPAVSTADVSLREEVQAVFLGYDSAPSGLEQLVSAMEPGTSSSIGFAEDEAESLRRELRLYMETEELFLRTPTRGREGSVSNHALLHRYVRRIGAGGEGLDPEFLERVARILQWYGLSRPEPGPVLERAIFRLFAARRSAELRHRLALALVHRLEAWVSDGHGLRRHDELSDTLTRMAAMRGHLPEALADAAIEAHHEIFAAPRLRRRLARAERDAEDSPELRAALSRMEAFDLERLEAPPGLACLHARARNHSGDERIFVVAEVRGRRHRAGRLTRLHLAAFESAFHDATRLLRTVLAERDPRDRLQWNRIFLMVQPEVLLGAGVVDELVARLAPATRRLGLEKVIVRFSRLDSEDPEAGSEQCELVVSDLTGNRLDIELRAPRDKVLEPQTPYERRVAEARRRNLLPPHEVIPLFGDSFEEFDIDSGAPSPKLISVRGRASGEHEAGLVVGVIGSSTDEVPEGMFRVAIVSDPTRDMGALGPAECDRVVAAIDLAEERGLPVEWIPISAGARISMESGTENLDATARVVRRLVTFTQNGGMIHVVVAGVNVGAQSYWDALATMQAHCRGALIMTPEGSMVLTGRAALEAAGSVAAEDEVAIGGYERVAGPNGEAHYFARDLADASRILHRHYKFTYVVPGELMPRSLQTEDRKDRDVRATDYECEDSEFLSVGDLFDDAKNPGRKKPFAMRQLMAATADADIEPLERWRDWEGAETAIVWDTSLGGHPVSLLGIESRNIPRLGHRPLDGPAEWTGGTLFPQSSRKVARALQASSGNRPVVVLANLSGFDGSPESMRNLQLEFGADIARAVVNFTGPILFVVVSRYHGGAYVVFSQELNSRLRAAALEGSHASVIGGAAAAQVVFSREVENRARQAKAVLAAEAEGRGSPGAAAQAVLDQVLSEARLEARLAVAAEFDAIHSVDRAREVGSLHEIVSPGDLRRYLIETLFGEAGKN; the protein is encoded by the coding sequence ATGATCCGTCGGTTGGCGATTGTAAACCGCGGCGAGGCGGCCGTGCGCTGTTTGCGGACTGTCCGTGCCTGGTCGGGGAGGACGGGGCAATCGCTATCTTCGGTCGCCCTTTTTACGGATGCTGAACGAGACGCTCCTTTTGTCCGTCAGGCGGATGTTGCTGTCGAATTGGCTTCGCCCTCGACACCGGTGGGGTCTTATCTCGATCACGATGGCTTGATCGCCGCGATTCAGGCGGCGGAGGCCGACGCTGTTTGGCCCGGTTGGGGTTTTGTCTCGGAGGATGCAGACTTCGTCGACCGCCTCGAAGCCGAAGGGCTGACTTTTCTCGGCCCTCGTGCAGCGACCATGCGACGTTTGGGCGACAAGATCGCGGCCAAGCAATTGGCGGAATCCGCGGGCGTCTCGATCGCTGCCTGGAACGGTGGCGTCCTGAAGGGCCCGGAGGAGGCTCGCAACGTGGCTTCCCGGATCGGGTTTCCCGTGGCGATCAAGGCGTCAGCAGGTGGCGGCGGTCGCGGGATTCGCATGGTCCATTCCGATCAGGATATCGAGGAAGCCTACCGCTCTGCAGCGTCCGAGGCCGAGGCGGCTTTTGGTGACGGAAGACTTTTTATCGAGGCTTGCATCACAAATGGGCGGCATATCGAGGTCCAGATCGCCGGCGATCATTTCGGCAATATCTTTGCTTTGGGGTGTCGCGACTGTTCGGTGCAGAGACGGCATCAAAAAGTTCTCGAGGAGGCGCCGCCCCCGGGGCTTTCCGCGGGGACCATGAAATCCTTGCAGGAGGCTGCGGTGCGATTGGCGCAGGCGGTCGGCTATCAGGGGGTCGGAACCGTTGAATTTCTGGTTCAGGGCGCGACGCCGTTTTTTCTCGAGGTGAATCCGCGGCTTCAGGTTGAACACGGTTTGACCGAGAGTCTGACCGGTCTGGATCTGGTGGAGTTGCAAATACGAATTGCGCAGGGAGAAAATCTCTCCGGTCTGAAGATCCGCGAGACGGGTGCGGCGATCGAGGCTCGGGTGTGCGCGGAGGACCCCTCGGCAGGGTTCCTCCCCGCCCCGGGACGCGTGGAGCGGTTTGATGTGGCCTTTGGCCCGGGTGTTCGAGTGGATAGCGGGATTGTTGTCGGTAGCGAAATCTCGCCGTATTTTGATTCGCTGATCGCAAAAGTGATTGCCTATGCACCCGACCGAGCGGGCGCGCTGTCCCGCTTGCAAGGTGCGTTATTTGCGACCGACCTTGTCGTTTCCGGTGGCGCGACCAATAAAGGTTTTTTGTTGGAAATCTTGCAGGACGCCGATTTTCAGGCTGGCGGCGTGGACACCACGTGGTTGGAGAGGCGTCTGGCGTCCGGATTTCCGGTCGATGAAAAAACCCAGCGCGATGCGATGGTCCTTGCGGCGATCCTTGGCTATCAGCGAAACCGCAAGTCGGCACGAGGTAACTTCTTTGGGGATACCTCTTCGCTGGAACTTGAGCGGGTTCCGCGCTCGACGGGTCAGACTGTCGAGTTGGGCTATCGGGGTGGCGACTATGAGTTGGACGTTCTGGGCGTTGGCTCCTGGCGATATCGCGTCCGTCTTGGCGGTAACGAGGTGTCCGCGGCGTTACGTTCGCTCGATGATTATACCGGACTCCTCGAGGTCGACGGCGAGCGCTGCCGGGTCGCTTACGCGGCCGACGATGCAGGCCTGCGTGTAGAGGTCGACGGGCTTCCTTTTGCATTCTCCTGGTATGGTGCGGGCCGAGTGCGTGCCGCGACGCCGGCTTTGGTGGTCTCCCTGAGCGTGGCTGTCGGTGATCGCGTTCATGCCGACGATGCGCTCGGAATCCTGGAAGCGATGAAAATGGAAATCGCCTTTCGCGCACCGGTTTCCGGGCTCGTTCGAGAAGTCGCGGTGCGCGCGGGGCAGCAAGTGAGAGCCGGGGACCTTCTTGCGGTTCTGGAAACGGGCGAAGCAGATTTGGATGCAGCGGAGGCGGTTCGAGTCGTCTTCCCGGCGGTATCAACCGCCGATGTTTCGCTGCGGGAAGAAGTTCAGGCCGTGTTTTTGGGCTACGATTCCGCGCCGTCCGGGCTGGAGCAGCTGGTGTCGGCGATGGAGCCAGGGACTTCGTCCTCGATCGGCTTTGCCGAAGACGAGGCTGAGAGCCTGCGCCGCGAGTTGCGCCTCTATATGGAGACCGAAGAGTTATTTCTACGGACACCGACTCGCGGGCGCGAAGGATCGGTTTCCAACCACGCTCTTTTGCACCGCTATGTGCGGCGAATCGGCGCGGGCGGGGAGGGCCTGGATCCGGAATTCCTCGAACGAGTGGCGCGGATTCTCCAATGGTACGGACTCTCTAGGCCCGAACCGGGTCCTGTCCTGGAGAGAGCGATCTTTCGTCTCTTTGCCGCGCGTCGGTCGGCTGAACTTCGTCATCGATTGGCCTTGGCTCTGGTGCATCGGCTGGAGGCATGGGTTTCTGACGGACACGGACTCCGCCGCCATGATGAGCTCTCCGATACCCTGACACGAATGGCTGCGATGCGAGGGCATTTGCCCGAAGCGCTCGCGGATGCGGCCATCGAAGCGCATCACGAGATTTTCGCAGCCCCCAGGCTACGGCGCCGCCTCGCCCGGGCGGAACGAGACGCAGAGGATAGCCCGGAATTGCGAGCGGCTCTATCGCGGATGGAAGCCTTCGATCTGGAGAGACTCGAGGCACCGCCGGGGTTGGCTTGCCTGCATGCACGAGCCCGGAACCACTCGGGCGACGAGCGAATATTCGTGGTTGCCGAGGTTCGCGGCCGCCGGCATAGGGCGGGGAGATTGACTCGCTTGCACCTGGCCGCCTTCGAGAGTGCCTTTCATGATGCGACCCGACTGTTGCGAACCGTCCTCGCCGAGAGGGATCCGCGAGACCGTCTGCAATGGAATCGAATCTTTCTGATGGTGCAGCCGGAGGTTTTGCTCGGTGCGGGTGTCGTCGATGAATTGGTCGCTCGATTGGCACCGGCAACACGTCGACTTGGTCTCGAGAAAGTCATCGTGCGCTTCTCTCGTCTCGATTCGGAAGATCCCGAAGCTGGGAGCGAGCAGTGCGAATTAGTCGTTTCTGATTTGACGGGCAATCGTCTGGATATCGAACTGCGGGCACCGAGAGATAAAGTTCTTGAACCACAGACGCCCTACGAAAGGCGAGTCGCTGAAGCGCGCCGACGAAACCTGCTCCCGCCACATGAAGTGATTCCATTATTTGGTGATTCCTTCGAAGAGTTCGACATTGATTCGGGGGCACCATCCCCAAAGTTGATTAGTGTCAGGGGTCGAGCATCGGGAGAGCATGAGGCTGGCTTGGTCGTAGGAGTGATTGGCTCGTCGACGGATGAAGTTCCCGAGGGGATGTTTCGTGTCGCGATCGTCAGTGATCCGACACGCGATATGGGTGCCTTGGGTCCAGCGGAATGTGATCGAGTTGTGGCGGCTATCGACCTTGCGGAAGAGCGTGGTTTGCCGGTGGAGTGGATTCCCATATCGGCAGGTGCGCGAATCTCGATGGAAAGTGGCACGGAAAACCTGGATGCGACCGCTCGGGTGGTTCGAAGGCTCGTCACCTTCACTCAGAACGGCGGTATGATTCATGTTGTCGTAGCCGGCGTAAACGTTGGCGCCCAGAGTTATTGGGACGCACTGGCGACGATGCAGGCGCATTGTCGAGGGGCTTTGATCATGACGCCGGAGGGCTCGATGGTCCTCACCGGTCGTGCCGCGTTGGAGGCAGCAGGCTCGGTCGCAGCCGAGGACGAGGTCGCGATTGGGGGCTATGAGCGAGTCGCGGGTCCGAACGGAGAGGCTCATTATTTCGCGCGAGATCTGGCAGATGCGAGTCGCATTCTGCACCGACACTACAAGTTCACTTACGTAGTGCCCGGAGAGTTGATGCCACGATCGTTGCAGACCGAGGATCGCAAGGATCGAGACGTTCGCGCCACGGATTACGAGTGCGAGGATTCGGAGTTTTTGTCAGTTGGCGATCTTTTTGACGACGCCAAAAACCCCGGCCGGAAGAAGCCCTTTGCGATGCGGCAACTCATGGCGGCAACAGCAGATGCCGATATTGAACCCCTCGAACGCTGGCGCGACTGGGAAGGCGCCGAGACAGCGATTGTTTGGGATACATCGTTGGGAGGACATCCGGTCTCCTTGCTGGGCATCGAAAGCCGCAACATTCCGCGCCTTGGTCACCGCCCTCTGGACGGGCCGGCGGAGTGGACCGGGGGCACGCTTTTCCCGCAGTCCTCGAGGAAGGTCGCCCGCGCCCTGCAAGCATCGAGCGGGAATCGTCCGGTCGTCGTTCTGGCAAACCTTTCGGGTTTCGATGGCTCGCCGGAATCGATGCGGAACCTGCAGCTGGAATTCGGCGCAGATATTGCCCGCGCTGTCGTGAACTTCACGGGCCCGATCCTCTTTGTCGTCGTGTCTCGCTACCATGGTGGCGCTTATGTCGTCTTTTCGCAGGAACTTAATTCGCGACTGCGCGCAGCAGCACTCGAGGGTTCGCATGCTTCGGTGATCGGTGGTGCGGCGGCGGCGCAAGTCGTATTTTCCCGAGAAGTCGAGAACCGCGCTCGCCAGGCGAAGGCGGTTCTCGCTGCCGAAGCGGAGGGTCGAGGGTCTCCCGGTGCAGCTGCCCAGGCGGTTCTGGATCAAGTTCTGTCCGAGGCTCGTCTCGAGGCGCGCCTCGCGGTTGCTGCCGAATTTGATGCCATTCATTCAGTGGATCGCGCGAGAGAGGTGGGCTCTTTGCACGAGATTGTTTCTCCGGGGGACCTCAGGCGTTATCTTATTGAAACCTTGTTTGGTGAGGCCGGAAAAAACTGA